A single Planctomycetota bacterium DNA region contains:
- a CDS encoding 4Fe-4S binding protein yields MIILRRISQFIFFSLFIYLIFRTVSPLASWIPVNLFFTSDPLVAIGAGIAGRALVIKFIAALVVIIITVLLGRVFCGWICPLGATIDWFDKVFLWWRKKRIVMWLGWRKVKYAILVILLTGAVFGVNAIGWLDPISIAFKGYGLFIYSALDWAGTKVGLDRTTVSSLIDIGIFDRNEVLFKYSAVFAITLAVILLLSMLERRFWCRNLCPLGALLGLLSKWRLVRTHTGEDCNECKLCVRTCKMGARSKELEALDEECIHCYTCVNGCPKDQLFIKKAAKVKTVSILPSRRGFLISGMLGILSFPLLKYSLLKKKEENPVLPILRPPGANPDEEKFLVKCVRCGECMKVCPYNAIQPLMFEGGIYGMFSPVIIPIIGYCGYECNLCGQACPTGAIKNMPLAEKKKWKIGTAKTYEDICINCLVCEEYCPVPDKAIKNIEKDGLQYPWVIDEMCIGCGTCENVCPASPQKAIRVFRDANPPSNPAK; encoded by the coding sequence ATGATAATACTACGCCGTATCAGCCAGTTTATTTTCTTCAGCCTCTTTATTTATCTCATTTTCCGGACGGTCAGCCCGCTTGCCTCGTGGATACCGGTTAACCTATTCTTTACGAGCGACCCATTGGTAGCAATCGGAGCCGGAATAGCCGGAAGGGCTTTGGTAATCAAGTTTATCGCGGCATTGGTTGTAATCATTATCACCGTTCTTTTAGGCCGGGTCTTTTGCGGATGGATATGCCCATTGGGCGCGACGATTGACTGGTTTGACAAAGTATTCCTGTGGTGGCGCAAGAAGCGGATTGTTATGTGGCTGGGCTGGCGGAAGGTAAAATACGCGATACTCGTTATCTTATTAACGGGCGCGGTTTTCGGGGTGAATGCCATCGGCTGGCTCGACCCGATTTCGATTGCCTTTAAAGGATACGGGCTTTTCATATATTCGGCACTGGACTGGGCAGGAACCAAAGTAGGCCTGGACAGAACCACCGTTTCAAGCCTGATTGATATTGGCATTTTTGACCGCAATGAGGTGTTATTCAAATACTCAGCGGTATTCGCGATTACCCTGGCAGTTATCTTATTATTAAGCATGCTTGAGAGACGCTTCTGGTGCAGGAACCTTTGCCCTTTGGGGGCATTGCTTGGATTGCTTTCCAAATGGCGGCTGGTGCGCACGCATACGGGAGAGGATTGCAACGAGTGCAAGCTGTGCGTCCGCACCTGCAAGATGGGGGCGCGGAGTAAGGAATTAGAGGCGCTGGATGAAGAGTGCATACATTGTTACACCTGCGTTAACGGATGCCCGAAGGACCAATTGTTTATAAAGAAGGCGGCTAAAGTAAAAACGGTTTCTATCCTGCCTTCAAGAAGAGGATTTTTGATAAGCGGGATGCTGGGGATATTATCGTTCCCGCTTCTTAAATACAGCCTTTTAAAGAAGAAGGAAGAAAATCCTGTATTACCGATACTGAGGCCGCCCGGAGCGAATCCGGATGAGGAAAAATTCCTCGTCAAATGCGTCCGTTGTGGAGAGTGCATGAAGGTTTGCCCTTATAACGCAATACAACCGTTGATGTTCGAAGGCGGTATTTACGGGATGTTTTCCCCGGTCATTATTCCGATTATAGGCTACTGCGGTTATGAATGTAACTTATGCGGACAAGCCTGCCCGACCGGCGCTATTAAAAACATGCCGTTAGCTGAAAAGAAGAAATGGAAAATCGGCACGGCAAAAACATATGAGGATATCTGTATAAACTGCCTGGTTTGCGAGGAATATTGCCCGGTCCCGGATAAAGCAATTAAGAATATAGAAAAGGACGGGCTTCAGTATCCCTGGGTAATAGATGAAATGTGCATCGGATGCGGGACATGCGAGAATGTCTGCCCGGCGTCGCCCCAAAAGGCGATAAGGGTGTTTAGAGACGCCAATCCTCCATCCAATCCCGCAAAATAG
- a CDS encoding DUF362 domain-containing protein yields the protein MKNKKTSISRRDFLKNALIIGGAGLMAPSLFPILSHGEDDKKKKEDEKEVPIEKILAICSTESDKTNPGVMVKEALALLGGMKKFVKKGDVVLVKPNIAWERKPEFAATTNPKVVAAVIEEALAAGAKKVKVFDRTCNDARRCYKITEIEEVAKKAGAEVFIIEKDASFYQEVKIPKGKILKSCDVVKEVLESNVFINVPIAKHHGISRLTLGIKNLMGVVGGNRGELHKEIGTKLTDILSVTKPHLNIMDAFNVLVAHGPIGGDLKDVRFCGKIIAGVDIVAVDSYTAGLKPFSEGSKKELTWEDIPYIKEAAERGLGEADITKLKILEKKV from the coding sequence ATGAAGAATAAAAAGACTTCCATCTCCAGGCGTGATTTCCTGAAGAACGCGCTCATTATCGGCGGGGCGGGCTTGATGGCGCCTTCGCTTTTCCCCATTCTTTCCCATGGAGAGGATGATAAGAAGAAAAAAGAGGATGAGAAAGAAGTTCCGATAGAGAAAATCTTGGCGATCTGCTCAACCGAATCCGATAAGACTAACCCCGGCGTAATGGTAAAAGAAGCCTTGGCGCTTTTGGGCGGGATGAAGAAATTCGTCAAGAAAGGCGATGTCGTCCTGGTTAAGCCTAATATCGCCTGGGAAAGGAAACCGGAATTCGCCGCCACGACCAATCCGAAAGTGGTCGCCGCCGTTATCGAAGAAGCGCTGGCCGCCGGCGCCAAGAAGGTCAAAGTCTTTGACCGGACCTGCAACGATGCCCGGAGATGCTACAAAATCACGGAGATAGAAGAAGTTGCCAAGAAGGCAGGCGCGGAAGTATTTATCATAGAAAAAGACGCCAGCTTTTACCAGGAGGTTAAAATACCCAAAGGCAAGATATTAAAATCATGCGACGTGGTAAAAGAGGTTCTGGAAAGCAATGTTTTTATCAACGTGCCGATAGCCAAGCACCACGGCATTTCGCGCTTAACGCTGGGGATAAAGAACCTGATGGGCGTGGTCGGCGGCAACCGCGGAGAACTGCATAAGGAAATCGGGACGAAACTGACGGATATACTTTCCGTAACAAAGCCGCACCTTAATATTATGGACGCCTTTAACGTCCTGGTGGCGCACGGGCCGATAGGAGGGGATTTAAAAGACGTGCGTTTCTGCGGAAAGATTATCGCCGGAGTGGATATCGTGGCGGTAGATTCCTACACCGCAGGCTTAAAGCCTTTCAGCGAAGGCTCCAAAAAAGAGCTTACTTGGGAAGATATCCCATACATAAAAGAAGCCGCTGAAAGAGGCCTGGGCGAAGCGGATATTACTAAACTGAAAATCCTTGAGAAAAAGGTTTAA
- a CDS encoding peptide chain release factor-like protein, whose amino-acid sequence MSIFNISPFKEKALLDRMARLGIKEADLEEQFIRSGGHGGQNVNKVATCVYLKHLPTGIEVKCQQERSQALNRFLARRILADKIENMILGKASKEEQRREKIRRQKRRRSRRAKDKMLQDKKLHSLKKQNRSFKPNMDG is encoded by the coding sequence ATGAGTATTTTTAACATCAGTCCGTTCAAGGAAAAGGCCTTGCTTGACCGCATGGCGCGGCTGGGAATCAAGGAAGCCGATTTAGAGGAGCAATTCATCCGCTCAGGGGGCCATGGAGGGCAGAATGTCAACAAGGTGGCGACTTGTGTCTACCTAAAGCACTTACCTACCGGGATAGAGGTCAAGTGTCAGCAGGAGCGCTCCCAGGCGCTTAACCGCTTCCTGGCAAGGCGTATTCTGGCTGATAAGATCGAGAATATGATTCTGGGCAAGGCGAGCAAGGAAGAGCAGCGGAGGGAAAAGATACGGCGACAAAAACGCCGGCGCTCAAGGCGCGCCAAAGATAAGATGCTTCAGGATAAGAAATTGCATTCGTTGAAGAAGCAGAATCGTTCATTTAAACCGAACATGGACGGTTAG